Proteins encoded by one window of Halosolutus amylolyticus:
- a CDS encoding DUF5814 domain-containing protein, with protein MAITDKIYVKNHRQLSSQLETNIPKGAFKGATLDMLFRGDGLEKLDETTRDRVLDFAEDFLDCDCDDNPYCGCPERKFIRYLLELRAQGLGPDAIVDVMTDDYMVYAYPGDVLSFLDDGVRTLEAAESLARVDGATEKADEIRQSKRDLAR; from the coding sequence GTGGCCATCACCGACAAGATCTACGTCAAGAACCACCGCCAGCTCAGCTCCCAGCTCGAGACGAACATCCCCAAGGGCGCGTTCAAAGGGGCGACGCTGGACATGCTCTTCCGCGGCGACGGCCTCGAGAAACTCGACGAGACGACCCGCGATCGAGTGCTCGACTTCGCCGAGGACTTCCTGGACTGCGACTGCGACGACAACCCCTACTGTGGCTGTCCGGAGCGGAAGTTCATCCGGTACCTGCTCGAGTTGCGCGCGCAGGGACTGGGACCCGATGCGATCGTCGACGTGATGACCGACGACTACATGGTGTACGCCTATCCCGGGGACGTTCTCTCATTCCTCGACGACGGCGTTCGAACCCTCGAAGCGGCGGAATCACTCGCGCGCGTCGACGGGGCCACCGAGAAAGCCGACGAGATCCGGCAGTCGAAACGGGATCTCGCGCGGTAG
- a CDS encoding ribbon-helix-helix protein, CopG family has product MGNKNKTISFRVNEDAFEALQDIAEERDISLSAVFRDYVDQLVEHDGQVAVVPEARLEGADGGGEGDGDLAFPPTVEVSKSFIREHERLELEADHLREQLDEYKAYVTDLQDRLDDEENEVLLLDDLDETDGPSQLR; this is encoded by the coding sequence ATGGGCAACAAGAACAAGACGATCTCGTTTCGCGTGAACGAGGACGCGTTCGAGGCGCTCCAGGACATCGCCGAAGAGCGCGACATCTCGTTGTCCGCGGTCTTCCGGGACTACGTCGATCAGCTCGTCGAACACGACGGACAGGTCGCGGTCGTGCCGGAGGCCCGTCTCGAGGGGGCAGATGGCGGGGGCGAGGGGGACGGGGACCTCGCGTTCCCACCGACCGTCGAGGTCTCGAAGAGTTTCATCCGCGAACACGAGCGGCTCGAACTCGAGGCCGACCACCTCCGGGAGCAACTCGACGAATACAAGGCCTACGTCACCGACCTGCAGGACCGTCTCGATGACGAGGAAAACGAAGTGCTCCTGCTCGACGACCTCGACGAGACCGACGGCCCCTCACAGCTCCGGTAG
- a CDS encoding RPA family protein, producing MSQAELTREVARRVFASEFNDATYAFKESDDERAPNYALLPTGDRANRVFIVGTLTETEDVGEDSEYWRGRVVDPTGTFFVYAGQYQPEAASVLRDTEPPAYVSIVGKPRTYETDDGTVNVSVRPESIAVVDDDTRDRWVVETAERTLDRIEAFREWEAEQEAPESGSTAPTNEYAQMARERYDSPVENYRRDVIQALESLEEIETDATA from the coding sequence ATGAGCCAGGCAGAACTCACTCGCGAAGTCGCCCGCCGCGTCTTCGCCTCCGAATTCAACGACGCGACGTACGCATTCAAAGAGAGCGACGACGAGCGCGCACCGAACTACGCGCTCCTCCCGACGGGCGATCGCGCGAACCGCGTGTTCATCGTCGGCACCCTGACCGAGACCGAGGACGTCGGCGAGGACAGCGAGTACTGGCGCGGCCGCGTCGTCGACCCGACGGGGACGTTCTTCGTCTACGCCGGCCAGTACCAGCCCGAAGCCGCCTCGGTGCTGCGGGACACGGAACCGCCGGCGTACGTCTCCATCGTCGGCAAACCCCGCACCTACGAGACCGACGACGGTACCGTCAACGTCTCCGTACGACCCGAGTCGATCGCGGTCGTCGACGACGACACCCGCGACCGCTGGGTCGTCGAAACCGCCGAGCGCACGCTCGATCGGATCGAGGCGTTCCGCGAGTGGGAAGCCGAGCAGGAAGCGCCCGAGAGCGGGTCGACCGCGCCCACGAACGAGTACGCCCAGATGGCCCGCGAGCGGTACGACTCGCCCGTCGAGAACTACCGCCGGGACGTGATCCAGGCGCTCGAGAGCCTCGAAGAGATCGAAACGGACGCGACGGCCTGA
- a CDS encoding replication factor A (Replication protein A protects and stabilize the intermediate ssDNA that is generated by the unwinding action of a DNA helicase at the replication fork. In addition, SSBs prevent the formation of secondary structures by single-stranded template DNA.): MSDVRQHADNIHDQFSDHLDISVDDVEERLRTLVDEYTVPIDEARRSVTNHYLDEAGLDREDLSGGSSEAVQIEAVDEPEQWIDLTAKVIELWDPRSDSVAQVGLLGDPTGTIKFTKWAKSDLPALEEGGVYELRNVVTDEYQGRYSVKLNSTTVIEELDEDIEVGNDTSEIEGALVDMQSGSGLIKRCPEEDCTRVLQNGRCNEHGEVEGEFDLRIKAVVDDGIDAHEVIFDKDATEDLTGISLEEAKDMAMDALDTTVVADEIRDQVVGTYYRIEGPTFGRYVLADDVTELDGPTDPEELLIKARSM, encoded by the coding sequence ATGAGCGACGTACGACAGCACGCGGACAACATACACGACCAGTTTTCGGACCATCTCGACATCAGCGTCGACGACGTCGAGGAGCGCCTGCGAACGCTCGTCGACGAGTACACGGTCCCGATCGACGAGGCCCGCCGGAGCGTCACCAACCACTACCTGGACGAGGCGGGGCTCGATCGGGAGGACCTCTCGGGCGGATCGAGCGAGGCGGTCCAGATCGAAGCCGTCGACGAGCCGGAGCAGTGGATCGACCTCACGGCGAAGGTCATCGAACTCTGGGATCCACGGAGCGATTCGGTCGCACAGGTCGGCCTACTGGGCGATCCGACGGGGACCATCAAGTTCACCAAGTGGGCCAAGTCCGACCTCCCCGCACTCGAGGAGGGCGGCGTCTACGAACTGCGCAACGTCGTCACCGACGAGTACCAGGGCCGGTACTCGGTCAAACTCAACTCGACGACGGTCATCGAAGAACTCGACGAGGATATCGAGGTCGGCAACGACACCAGCGAGATCGAAGGCGCACTCGTGGACATGCAAAGCGGCAGTGGCCTCATCAAGCGCTGTCCCGAGGAGGACTGCACCCGGGTCCTCCAGAACGGGCGCTGTAACGAACACGGCGAGGTCGAGGGCGAGTTCGACCTCCGGATCAAGGCCGTCGTCGACGACGGCATCGACGCCCACGAGGTCATCTTCGACAAGGACGCCACCGAGGACCTGACCGGGATCAGCCTCGAAGAGGCCAAGGACATGGCGATGGACGCGCTCGACACCACCGTCGTCGCCGACGAGATCCGCGACCAGGTCGTCGGCACCTACTACCGCATCGAGGGGCCGACGTTCGGCCGGTACGTGCTGGCCGACGACGTCACCGAACTCGACGGGCCGACGGATCCCGAGGAACTGCTGATCAAAGCGAGGTCGATGTGA
- a CDS encoding LLM class flavin-dependent oxidoreductase, which translates to MDVGLMVTAFGDVDLADVAVRAEEREYDAVWVGELWGASGVVQLTEMACRTESIDLGSAILNVYSRSPAVLAMTAASLQDASDGRFTLGLGTSTPKAVADLHGMSFDRPVRRAHETIEIVHELTAGTGDPAAYDGEVLSVADFPSIDADVPIYHAGLGPANRRVVGRLCDGWIPHNIPFSELDDAFEVVADAARERDRDPAAITIAPYVPSVVSDDPEEARDVLRRHVAYYVGSGEGYRRAVATRFPGAADRIAEAWRNGEKRAAAGAVTEEMLADLGVAGTPEDAREQLRRLVAETGIDHPIVVIPEPASSDQTERTIDALAPDRA; encoded by the coding sequence ATGGACGTTGGACTCATGGTGACGGCCTTCGGCGACGTGGATCTGGCCGACGTCGCCGTGCGAGCGGAGGAACGGGAGTACGACGCGGTCTGGGTCGGCGAACTCTGGGGAGCCAGCGGCGTCGTCCAGCTGACGGAGATGGCCTGTCGGACCGAATCGATCGACCTCGGGTCGGCGATCCTGAACGTCTATTCCCGGTCGCCGGCCGTCCTCGCGATGACGGCAGCGTCGCTCCAGGACGCCTCGGACGGACGGTTCACGCTGGGCCTCGGAACCAGCACCCCGAAGGCGGTCGCGGACCTCCACGGGATGTCGTTCGATCGCCCCGTCCGCCGCGCCCACGAGACGATCGAGATCGTCCACGAACTCACGGCGGGGACCGGCGACCCGGCCGCTTACGATGGCGAGGTGCTCTCGGTCGCGGACTTCCCGTCGATCGACGCCGATGTCCCGATCTATCACGCGGGGCTGGGACCGGCGAACCGCAGGGTAGTCGGGCGGCTCTGTGACGGGTGGATCCCGCACAACATTCCGTTCTCCGAACTCGACGACGCGTTCGAGGTCGTCGCCGACGCGGCCCGCGAGCGCGACCGCGATCCGGCGGCGATCACGATCGCGCCCTACGTCCCGTCGGTCGTCAGCGACGACCCCGAGGAAGCCCGGGACGTGCTCCGACGACACGTCGCCTACTACGTCGGCAGCGGCGAGGGGTATCGACGAGCGGTCGCGACGCGCTTCCCCGGGGCCGCCGATCGGATCGCAGAGGCGTGGCGAAACGGCGAGAAACGGGCGGCCGCCGGGGCCGTCACCGAGGAGATGCTCGCCGACCTCGGCGTCGCGGGGACGCCCGAGGACGCCCGCGAACAGCTACGGCGCCTCGTCGCGGAGACCGGGATCGACCATCCGATCGTCGTGATCCCCGAACCCGCCTCGAGCGACCAGACCGAACGGACGATCGACGCGCTCGCGCCCGATCGCGCGTAA
- the nadA gene encoding quinolinate synthase NadA, with protein sequence MVKMETAELETDLSLFKYDNLEQLPPRYRDLEEGERTERIEAALEELGDDVVILGHNYQRREIVEHADFVGDSYQLSKEAANADAEYVIFGGVTFMAESADIITDDDQTVILPSMEASCPMAGMAEALQVDSAWAEITAAAPDEEIIPITYMNSYADLKAFCASQGGLVCTSSNAHRAFEYAFDRGDKVLFLPDKHLGENTAHRLGMQDRIAEWDPWDPDGKDAEEVAESDIILWDGYCQVHERFREDHIEDVREDHPDAKVVVHPECRREVVEAADVVGSTSTICETIETADPGDTWAIGTEIHLTNHLQRWHPDVEVLPLCGDACMDCNAMRQIDPNYLTWVLEELVEGRERNVIEVAPEEKDLAELALDRMLEI encoded by the coding sequence ATGGTCAAAATGGAAACGGCGGAGCTGGAGACCGACCTGAGTCTGTTCAAATACGACAACCTCGAGCAGTTGCCGCCCCGGTACCGGGACCTCGAGGAGGGAGAACGGACCGAACGCATCGAGGCGGCGCTCGAGGAACTCGGCGACGACGTCGTGATCCTCGGACACAACTACCAGCGACGCGAGATCGTCGAGCACGCCGATTTCGTCGGTGACTCCTACCAGCTCTCGAAAGAGGCCGCGAACGCGGACGCGGAGTACGTGATCTTCGGCGGCGTCACGTTCATGGCCGAGAGCGCGGACATCATCACCGACGACGACCAGACCGTCATCTTGCCGAGCATGGAGGCCTCGTGTCCGATGGCCGGGATGGCCGAGGCCCTGCAGGTCGACAGCGCGTGGGCCGAGATCACCGCGGCCGCGCCCGACGAAGAGATCATCCCGATCACCTACATGAACTCCTACGCGGACCTGAAGGCCTTCTGTGCGAGCCAGGGCGGCCTCGTCTGCACCTCCTCGAACGCGCACAGGGCGTTCGAGTACGCCTTCGATCGGGGTGACAAGGTCCTCTTCCTGCCCGACAAGCACCTCGGGGAGAACACGGCGCATCGGCTGGGCATGCAGGATCGGATCGCCGAGTGGGACCCGTGGGATCCCGACGGCAAGGACGCCGAGGAGGTCGCCGAGAGCGACATCATCCTCTGGGACGGCTACTGCCAGGTCCACGAACGGTTCCGCGAGGACCACATCGAAGACGTCCGTGAGGACCACCCCGACGCAAAGGTCGTCGTCCACCCCGAGTGTCGCCGCGAGGTCGTCGAGGCCGCCGACGTCGTCGGCTCGACGAGCACCATCTGCGAGACGATCGAAACGGCCGACCCCGGCGACACGTGGGCGATCGGGACCGAGATCCACCTCACGAATCACCTGCAACGGTGGCATCCCGACGTCGAGGTCCTCCCGCTGTGTGGCGACGCCTGCATGGACTGCAACGCCATGCGCCAGATCGACCCCAACTACCTCACCTGGGTCCTGGAAGAGCTCGTCGAGGGTCGCGAACGCAACGTGATCGAGGTCGCCCCCGAGGAGAAAGACCTCGCGGAACTGGCGCTCGATCGGATGCTCGAGATCTAA
- a CDS encoding L-aspartate oxidase: protein MTDTPDHETADVLVVGSGIAGCAAALQAAREGADVLLVTKAERPDDASTDWAQGGISTTRGEPESLKADIIEASDGTADPDAVDVLVENADDAVEDVLLDTLGIEFDETAEGDFDYTREAAHSEYRILHVDAATGTHILRPFLNHVDDHDRIEVRQDTAALELITHEGRVYGVISDEEPTGKPIYAGATILATGGIGALYTRSTNPDDATGDGIAMAALAGADVEDLEYVQFHPTAYAGDDPFLLSEALRGEGAVLRNGDVSESKDSEARETESPGGDRFMDDYHPQGDLAPRDVVARAVETEREETGEVVLDVSPLEFEAEYPAIAEKCRDRGIEGDEIPVAPCEHFLCGGIDVDDRGRTSLDRLYAAGECARTGVHGANRLASTSLLEGLVWGLRAGKDAAGLEAEPEVVEAPDLLDRDPDLPDRFAAEKFTRLRRTMDEYLGLERDPEEIARASAVLRRLKGEVDAYTRTRTARDLYELRNASVVALLIARAASENAESIGCHYVVSDGNAEPSAERPADD, encoded by the coding sequence ATGACTGACACACCGGACCACGAAACCGCGGACGTCCTCGTCGTCGGCAGCGGTATCGCGGGCTGTGCGGCCGCGCTACAGGCCGCACGCGAGGGAGCCGACGTCCTGCTGGTGACCAAGGCCGAACGGCCCGACGACGCCAGCACCGACTGGGCCCAGGGCGGCATCTCGACCACCCGTGGCGAGCCCGAGAGCCTCAAGGCGGACATCATCGAGGCCAGCGACGGTACCGCGGACCCCGACGCGGTGGACGTCCTCGTCGAGAACGCCGACGACGCCGTCGAGGACGTGCTGCTCGACACGCTCGGAATCGAGTTCGACGAGACCGCTGAGGGGGACTTCGACTACACGCGCGAGGCCGCCCACTCCGAGTACCGCATCCTCCACGTCGACGCCGCGACGGGGACGCACATCCTCCGGCCGTTCCTGAACCACGTCGACGATCACGATCGGATCGAGGTCCGGCAGGACACCGCCGCGCTCGAACTGATCACCCACGAGGGGCGCGTGTACGGCGTGATAAGCGACGAAGAACCGACCGGCAAGCCGATCTACGCCGGCGCGACGATCCTCGCAACCGGCGGGATCGGCGCGCTGTACACCCGATCGACCAACCCGGACGACGCGACCGGCGACGGGATCGCCATGGCCGCGCTCGCGGGCGCGGACGTGGAGGACCTCGAGTACGTGCAATTTCACCCGACCGCGTACGCAGGTGACGATCCGTTCCTGCTATCGGAGGCACTTCGGGGTGAAGGTGCGGTTCTCCGCAACGGCGACGTCTCCGAGTCGAAAGACTCGGAGGCTCGGGAGACGGAGTCTCCCGGTGGCGATCGGTTCATGGACGACTACCACCCGCAGGGCGACCTCGCCCCGCGGGACGTCGTCGCTCGCGCCGTCGAGACCGAACGCGAGGAGACCGGCGAGGTCGTGCTGGACGTCAGCCCGCTCGAGTTCGAGGCGGAGTACCCCGCAATTGCCGAGAAGTGCCGCGATCGGGGCATCGAAGGAGACGAGATCCCCGTCGCACCCTGCGAGCACTTCCTGTGTGGCGGCATCGACGTCGACGATCGCGGCCGAACGAGCCTCGATCGGCTCTACGCCGCCGGCGAGTGCGCCCGGACGGGCGTCCACGGCGCGAATCGCCTCGCGAGTACGAGCCTGCTCGAGGGGCTCGTGTGGGGCCTGCGCGCGGGCAAGGACGCCGCCGGACTCGAAGCCGAGCCGGAGGTCGTCGAAGCGCCCGACCTCCTGGACCGGGACCCCGACCTCCCGGATCGGTTCGCCGCCGAGAAGTTCACCCGCCTCCGGCGGACGATGGACGAGTACCTGGGTCTCGAGCGCGACCCCGAGGAGATCGCCCGGGCAAGCGCCGTCCTCCGGCGGCTCAAGGGCGAGGTCGACGCCTACACGCGGACGCGAACCGCGCGCGACCTCTACGAACTCCGGAACGCGAGCGTCGTGGCGCTGTTGATCGCCCGCGCGGCGAGCGAGAACGCCGAGTCGATCGGTTGTCACTACGTCGTGAGCGACGGGAACGCCGAACCGTCGGCGGAACGGCCGGCGGACGACTGA
- a CDS encoding PIN domain-containing protein, whose translation MDGVGPPTLHGQICVVGASPGDVRASLERLEEVGVTAYDPKECWERGAVLKEAHGMALDGAYALATAAAVDGTLLVGTDDDFDRVEESVERFRNEPA comes from the coding sequence GTGGACGGTGTCGGGCCGCCGACTCTCCATGGCCAGATATGCGTCGTCGGGGCGTCTCCGGGCGACGTTCGGGCGAGTCTCGAGCGTCTCGAGGAGGTGGGCGTTACGGCCTACGATCCGAAGGAGTGCTGGGAGAGGGGCGCCGTTCTGAAGGAGGCTCACGGGATGGCACTTGATGGCGCCTACGCCCTCGCGACCGCGGCTGCCGTCGACGGAACGCTTCTCGTAGGTACCGACGACGATTTCGATCGCGTCGAGGAGTCCGTCGAACGGTTTCGGAACGAACCCGCCTGA
- the nadC gene encoding carboxylating nicotinate-nucleotide diphosphorylase, with the protein MITDAQVERWLREDVGHHDVTNQVPGETSGRLVAKEDGVVAGLEAATVVFDYLGVDVLEALPESTAVEPGDELLRVEGAAREVLRGERVAVNLVGHASGIATRTRSVVDRARTESDDVRIAATRKTTPGLRGLEKRAVVAGGGDTHRLDLSHMVMVKDNHVAEMGLEGAIEHFRERTSFATKIDVEVETVDDAPRAAAAGADIVLLDNMSPGETRNAVDRLRAEGHDDVLAEASGGITLENVADYAATGVDVISMGSLTHSAPSLDLSFRTGK; encoded by the coding sequence ATGATCACCGACGCACAGGTCGAACGCTGGCTCCGCGAGGACGTCGGCCACCACGACGTCACCAATCAGGTACCGGGCGAGACGAGCGGTCGGCTCGTCGCGAAGGAGGACGGCGTCGTCGCCGGCCTCGAGGCCGCGACCGTCGTCTTCGACTACCTCGGGGTCGACGTGCTCGAGGCGCTCCCGGAGAGCACGGCCGTCGAACCGGGCGACGAACTCCTCCGCGTCGAGGGGGCCGCACGCGAGGTCCTCCGGGGCGAACGCGTCGCCGTGAATCTGGTGGGCCACGCCTCCGGGATCGCGACCCGCACGCGGAGCGTGGTCGACCGGGCCCGAACCGAGTCCGACGACGTCCGGATCGCCGCAACCCGGAAGACCACGCCAGGACTGCGTGGCCTCGAGAAACGCGCCGTCGTCGCGGGCGGGGGAGATACCCACCGGCTCGACCTCTCGCACATGGTGATGGTCAAGGACAACCACGTCGCCGAGATGGGACTCGAGGGCGCGATCGAGCACTTCCGGGAGCGGACCTCGTTCGCGACGAAGATCGACGTCGAAGTCGAGACGGTCGACGACGCACCGCGAGCCGCCGCGGCGGGTGCCGATATCGTCCTGTTGGACAACATGTCGCCCGGGGAGACCCGCAACGCGGTCGATCGGCTCCGTGCCGAGGGGCACGACGACGTGCTCGCCGAGGCCAGCGGCGGGATCACCCTGGAAAACGTGGCCGACTACGCGGCCACGGGTGTCGACGTGATCTCGATGGGGAGCCTCACGCACTCCGCGCCGTCGCTGGATCTGTCGTTCCGGACCGGCAAGTAG
- a CDS encoding GNAT family N-acetyltransferase, whose protein sequence is MTSVPEIRRAIRDDTAAIARCYRRAYATAPERGSRTRLADVDAETIARWLDRDGVSLVAVDDGALIGTIRLVDDGVPSVERLAVVPERQGEGIATLLLDRAEALARERGDDRLRLTTFEDHPFLLEWYHSRGYEPVDRPEQPAWGSDVVSMEKSLTGSRAGSA, encoded by the coding sequence GTGACCAGCGTCCCCGAGATCCGTCGTGCGATCCGCGACGACACGGCCGCGATCGCCCGCTGCTACCGGCGGGCGTACGCGACGGCTCCCGAACGCGGCTCCCGGACCCGTCTGGCCGACGTCGACGCCGAGACGATCGCCAGGTGGCTCGACCGGGACGGCGTCAGCCTCGTCGCCGTGGACGACGGGGCGCTGATCGGGACGATTCGTCTCGTCGACGATGGCGTCCCGAGCGTCGAACGCCTCGCGGTCGTCCCGGAGCGCCAGGGGGAGGGAATCGCGACCCTGTTGCTCGATCGAGCCGAGGCGCTCGCCAGAGAGCGGGGCGACGATCGGCTCCGGCTCACGACGTTCGAGGATCACCCGTTCCTGCTCGAGTGGTACCACAGTCGGGGCTACGAACCGGTCGATCGCCCGGAGCAGCCGGCCTGGGGATCGGACGTCGTCTCGATGGAGAAGTCGTTGACCGGATCGCGGGCCGGGTCGGCGTAG
- a CDS encoding ferredoxin, whose product MSDLDAEIQDPSDVGSGDAPPIEEKPYKIIFEANKCFGAGKCAEVSDTWEMSIESGMAQPTTYFIGEEDLDHNVRAAEVCPAKKDDGCIHVVDRRTDEEIAPDPHGDGTLSVDW is encoded by the coding sequence ATGAGCGACCTGGACGCCGAGATACAGGACCCCAGCGACGTCGGTTCGGGCGACGCCCCGCCGATCGAGGAAAAGCCCTACAAGATCATCTTCGAGGCGAACAAGTGCTTCGGCGCGGGCAAGTGCGCGGAGGTCAGCGACACCTGGGAGATGTCGATCGAGTCCGGCATGGCCCAGCCCACCACCTACTTCATCGGCGAGGAGGACCTCGACCACAACGTCCGCGCCGCGGAGGTCTGCCCCGCGAAGAAAGACGACGGCTGTATCCACGTCGTCGATCGGCGTACCGACGAGGAGATCGCGCCCGATCCGCACGGCGATGGGACGCTGAGCGTCGACTGGTAG
- a CDS encoding oxidoreductase, which yields MSWTADDVPDQQGRTVVVTGANSGIGLEATRELARNGATVIMACRSTDRGETAARDVRDDVPDADLRVEACDLASLDSIRAFADRLGDDPIDVLVNNAGVMAIPRSETDDGFETQFGVNHLGHFALTGLVLETLLAAGDDEHESRIVTVSSGMHERGAIDFDDLQGEDSYDPWDAYGKSKLANVLFAYELERRLLTAGATAKSVAVHPGYADTNLQFRGPEQNGQRLRKAAMGVMNAVMAQSAAKGALPTLYAATAPDVEGGAYYGPGGLLNMRGAPERQASSDRSYDEATARRLWGVSTDLTGVTYDLPRPAASADPESGATR from the coding sequence ATGAGCTGGACAGCCGACGACGTTCCCGACCAGCAGGGCCGCACGGTCGTCGTCACGGGCGCGAACAGCGGGATCGGCCTCGAGGCGACCCGCGAACTCGCGCGCAACGGCGCGACCGTGATCATGGCCTGCCGGAGTACCGATCGCGGCGAGACGGCGGCCCGCGACGTCCGCGACGACGTTCCGGACGCCGACCTGCGCGTCGAAGCGTGTGACCTGGCGAGTCTCGACTCGATCCGGGCGTTCGCCGATCGTCTCGGCGACGACCCGATCGACGTCCTCGTGAACAACGCGGGCGTGATGGCGATTCCGCGGTCGGAGACCGACGACGGGTTCGAGACCCAGTTCGGCGTCAACCACCTGGGCCACTTCGCGCTCACGGGACTGGTACTCGAGACCCTCCTCGCGGCGGGCGACGACGAACACGAGTCGCGAATCGTCACCGTCTCGAGCGGGATGCACGAACGGGGCGCGATCGATTTCGACGACCTGCAGGGCGAGGACTCCTACGACCCGTGGGACGCCTACGGCAAGTCGAAACTGGCGAACGTGCTGTTCGCGTACGAACTCGAGCGACGGTTGCTCACGGCGGGAGCGACCGCGAAGAGCGTCGCGGTCCATCCGGGCTACGCGGACACGAATCTGCAGTTTCGCGGCCCCGAACAGAACGGCCAGCGACTCCGGAAAGCGGCGATGGGAGTCATGAACGCGGTGATGGCCCAGTCGGCCGCGAAGGGCGCGCTCCCGACGCTGTACGCCGCGACCGCGCCGGACGTCGAGGGCGGCGCGTACTACGGCCCCGGCGGCCTCCTGAACATGCGCGGCGCGCCCGAACGACAGGCCTCGTCGGACCGATCGTACGACGAAGCGACCGCGCGACGCCTGTGGGGGGTCTCGACCGACCTGACCGGCGTCACCTACGACTTGCCGAGGCCGGCGGCGAGCGCGGACCCCGAGTCCGGAGCGACCCGGTGA